GCGGCGCGCTTCTCCTTGAACGACGCGAGCCCTTCGGCCGCCTCAGGCGATTGCCGCTTCGCCGCGTGGCTCTCGATCAATTTCGCGAACGCCTCGTTGCTCAGGTCGCCGAACGCCTGCTCCAGCACCAGCGCCTTGGTCTGCGCGATGGCGTCGGGGCCGTTTTCCAGCACGTGGCCGACGATCCGCGCGCCGACCGCATCCAGCTCTGTCAGCGGTACGACCTCGTGCACCAGGCCGATGCGCCGCGCCTCCTCGGCGTTGAAGCGCTCGCCCGTCAGCGCGTAGCGCCGCATCTGCCGCACGCCGATGGCATCGTTGAGCTGCGGTACGATGATCGCGGCAGTGAGCCCCCAGCGCACCTCGGCGATCGAGAAGGTCGCGTTGTCGGCTGCGATCACCGCGTCGCAGGCCGCGATCAGTCCGGTGCCGCCGCCGAAACAGCCGCCCTGGACCAGCGCAATCGTCGGCACTGGCGCGAGATTGAGCCGCTGCACGGCCTCCGCCGTGGCGCGTGAAGCGCGAATGTTGTCCGCGGGCGATGAGGTCCGCACCATGTCGATCCATTTCAGGTCGGCACCGGCCTGGAAGTGCTTGCCGTTGCCTTTGATCACCACGGCGCGCAGGCCCGTGGCGTGACCGAGCGCATCGAGTGCGGCCAACAGTCCGGCAATGAGCTCGCCGTTGTAGGCATTGTTGACCTCGGGCCGGTTGAGCGTGACGGTCGCGACGCCGCGTGCGTCGACACTCCACAGCACCGGGCCGGCCGTTTGCGATAGAACAGGCATGATCGTTCCGCATTGAGAGTGGGCAGAAATTCGCTTCTGCCCACGCGTTGGGACGTTGCAGATTGTGATACTAAACGTTCCGACAAAAGGCGCGAAGGCGAACGTGCCCATCAAGAATGTTCAAGGGAGTTGCGATGCTGCACAGCACGAAACGGATCATCACCACTCACACCGGCAGCCTGCCGCGCCCGGCCAAGGTGGTCGAGCAGCTTCTGGCGGAGAAGAAGGGTGATGCCGATCGCTCGGCGTTCAATCTCGCCGTACGCGAGGCGGTGTCCGACGTGATCGACAAGCAGCGCTCGGCTGGTATCGATATCGTCAATGACGGCGAGCAGGGCCGCACCGACTACACGGTGCATGTGGTCGAC
The Rhodoplanes sp. Z2-YC6860 genome window above contains:
- a CDS encoding enoyl-CoA hydratase-related protein, yielding MPVLSQTAGPVLWSVDARGVATVTLNRPEVNNAYNGELIAGLLAALDALGHATGLRAVVIKGNGKHFQAGADLKWIDMVRTSSPADNIRASRATAEAVQRLNLAPVPTIALVQGGCFGGGTGLIAACDAVIAADNATFSIAEVRWGLTAAIIVPQLNDAIGVRQMRRYALTGERFNAEEARRIGLVHEVVPLTELDAVGARIVGHVLENGPDAIAQTKALVLEQAFGDLSNEAFAKLIESHAAKRQSPEAAEGLASFKEKRAARWTPGKG